Proteins from a single region of Chryseomicrobium sp. FSL W7-1435:
- a CDS encoding glycerophosphodiester phosphodiesterase, which produces MTRKRTIALFVAAAAGTAWAGSKALSNPQPRAIKKVLSTEATCILAHRGGSNLAPESTLLAFEKAAELGVHGFEIDLRMTKDEHIIVFHDDTVDRTSGQTGSISQMSLQEVQAIDFSERFEKRDLLTDEELKKAKIITLQELLERYPFLYINMDMKDSPSSYEGSLMPSRLWRILDEANALDRVVVTSFYDEQIDRFNLYAQNRVALGAGEKEVRKAYAAYTSQFKHLYHPKADVFQLPVNHKSIRLDTRGFIQFLHSLNIKVHYWTIDDPQQMIQLIAKGADGIVTDSPDLAVELTEFGTK; this is translated from the coding sequence ATGACACGTAAACGAACGATTGCTTTATTTGTCGCAGCCGCAGCAGGGACTGCTTGGGCTGGATCTAAAGCACTTTCAAATCCCCAGCCACGTGCAATAAAGAAAGTTCTATCAACTGAAGCAACCTGCATACTCGCTCATCGCGGAGGATCCAATCTGGCTCCTGAATCCACACTCTTGGCTTTTGAAAAAGCGGCTGAATTAGGAGTCCACGGGTTTGAGATTGATTTGCGTATGACGAAGGACGAACACATCATTGTATTTCACGATGATACAGTTGACCGCACTAGTGGACAAACCGGCAGCATAAGCCAAATGTCTCTTCAAGAAGTGCAAGCAATTGACTTTAGTGAACGCTTTGAAAAACGTGACCTCTTAACTGATGAGGAATTGAAAAAAGCTAAAATTATTACATTACAAGAATTATTAGAACGTTATCCGTTTCTCTATATCAATATGGACATGAAGGATTCACCCTCCTCTTATGAAGGATCGTTAATGCCTTCTAGACTTTGGAGGATTTTAGATGAAGCAAATGCTTTAGACCGTGTGGTCGTTACTAGCTTTTATGATGAGCAAATCGATCGCTTCAACTTGTATGCACAGAACAGAGTTGCCTTAGGGGCTGGAGAAAAAGAAGTTCGAAAAGCTTATGCCGCTTATACTAGTCAGTTTAAACATCTCTATCATCCAAAAGCTGACGTCTTTCAACTCCCTGTAAATCATAAATCGATTCGTCTAGATACTCGTGGTTTCATACAATTTCTACATTCACTCAATATCAAAGTACATTATTGGACGATTGATGACCCACAACAAATGATACAACTGATTGCTAAAGGGGCAGATGGAATTGTCACAGATAGCCCCGATCTAGCCGTTGAACTCACAGAATTTGGCACAAAATAA
- a CDS encoding methylthioribose kinase has translation MIQRFIELGEGYGDVFELCELARTNKHRIHHAFILHGTKNDKKSVSLALALKPAGDVPFIPIYCCREGIPHQLPKTGRQLAFEQTMADLDIVPVTLEVKHSSEFGSVEHYYQSLIAIMRLNHLLPPLS, from the coding sequence ATGATTCAACGCTTTATTGAGCTTGGTGAAGGATACGGAGATGTATTCGAACTATGTGAACTAGCACGTACTAACAAACACCGTATTCACCATGCCTTCATTTTACACGGAACGAAAAATGACAAAAAAAGTGTCTCCTTGGCACTGGCATTAAAACCAGCTGGAGACGTTCCTTTTATACCCATTTATTGTTGCAGAGAAGGGATCCCGCACCAACTTCCGAAAACAGGCAGGCAGCTTGCATTTGAACAAACGATGGCTGATTTGGATATTGTTCCTGTGACGCTTGAGGTGAAGCATTCAAGTGAATTTGGTTCAGTAGAGCATTACTACCAGTCGCTAATCGCCATTATGCGGTTGAATCACTTGCTACCACCATTATCATAG
- the rsmD gene encoding 16S rRNA (guanine(966)-N(2))-methyltransferase RsmD: MRIVSGTRKSIPLKALPGEATRPTTDKVKESLFNILGPYFDGEHVLDLFAGSGGLGLEALSRGASHALFVEKNGKAVQVIKENIDKTRFSDQAELYKIDAKYAIERMVQEQKSFDLVFFDPPYAQVQLYGLANALFEKGLIAKDGIVVCEHDRKQDIEHLIPLATCYRKEVYGSLAISFFEQTTSI; the protein is encoded by the coding sequence ATGCGAATCGTCTCGGGAACACGCAAAAGTATTCCATTAAAAGCTTTACCGGGTGAGGCTACACGTCCAACTACTGATAAAGTGAAAGAGTCACTTTTTAATATTTTAGGGCCTTATTTTGACGGAGAACACGTTTTAGACCTGTTTGCAGGATCAGGCGGTCTCGGATTAGAAGCTTTAAGTCGCGGTGCTTCACACGCCTTGTTTGTCGAGAAGAATGGCAAGGCTGTTCAAGTCATAAAAGAAAATATCGATAAGACCCGATTCTCTGACCAGGCAGAACTTTATAAGATAGATGCAAAATATGCAATCGAGCGCATGGTGCAAGAACAGAAAAGTTTTGATTTAGTGTTTTTTGATCCCCCTTATGCACAAGTGCAATTGTATGGATTAGCTAACGCCCTATTTGAAAAAGGATTAATAGCTAAAGATGGAATTGTAGTATGTGAGCACGACAGAAAACAAGATATAGAACATCTTATTCCATTAGCGACCTGTTACCGGAAAGAAGTTTATGGTAGCCTGGCTATCTCATTTTTTGAACAGACTACCTCTATTTAA
- a CDS encoding YlbF family regulator — protein sequence MQMTSDWSDILDHVDELNEFIMTSEIVAAYHKAYQDVYSTPEVARVVHEFSRLKETYEEVQRFGKYHPDYKSINTKIRVKKREMDLIPQVTELKAAENDVQDLLDELSLLLAHAVSHDIKVPVSNPFFQSATGSCSTGCGTGSGCACSA from the coding sequence ATGCAGATGACATCTGACTGGAGCGACATCTTAGATCATGTCGATGAACTGAATGAGTTCATCATGACTTCTGAAATCGTTGCAGCCTATCATAAAGCCTACCAGGATGTCTACTCGACACCTGAAGTAGCAAGAGTAGTCCATGAATTTTCACGTCTGAAAGAGACGTATGAAGAAGTCCAGCGATTCGGGAAGTACCATCCGGACTATAAATCGATTAATACTAAGATTCGCGTCAAAAAGCGTGAGATGGACCTGATTCCGCAAGTGACGGAGTTAAAGGCAGCTGAAAATGATGTGCAAGATTTATTAGATGAACTTAGCTTATTACTTGCGCACGCTGTATCTCATGATATAAAAGTACCTGTCAGCAATCCCTTTTTCCAGAGTGCGACAGGTTCTTGTAGTACAGGATGCGGCACTGGCTCTGGCTGTGCGTGTTCTGCTTAA
- a CDS encoding SepM family pheromone-processing serine protease: MKRWAGPFGILAALLFLFYPLDYYISKPGGAYELSPIVEVEAKDRGDEGELRLLTIALSKATPATYIYQSWRDPEHLMKANQIRREDEDDEAYEVRQLKLMSNSQLNAIQVAYDKTGYPYELVNNGLFIYSVVKESPADGILKPGDRIQAIDGSTDVSETALQEFILTKDVGDTINLTIDRDGEKQQVTITLGSIPELPDRPAVGISYQQDQEITTEREVVFQSEEIGGPSAGLMFTLEIMNQLVEGDLTKGYRIAGTGEIAGDGTVGRIGGIDLKVVAAANEEVDFMFAPDDVIAADILEQNPDLQSNYQDALDAKEELGLDIEIVPVKTIDDALDYLEKLPPKS, translated from the coding sequence ATGAAGAGATGGGCAGGACCATTTGGAATTCTAGCTGCATTATTATTTTTGTTTTATCCGTTGGATTATTATATTTCAAAACCAGGTGGCGCATACGAACTGTCACCGATAGTCGAGGTAGAAGCAAAAGACCGTGGGGATGAAGGGGAATTGCGCTTGTTAACCATTGCATTATCAAAAGCGACGCCCGCCACCTATATATATCAGTCTTGGCGTGATCCCGAACATCTCATGAAAGCGAACCAAATTCGCAGAGAAGATGAAGATGATGAAGCTTACGAAGTGAGACAGTTAAAATTGATGTCGAATTCGCAATTGAATGCTATACAGGTAGCCTATGATAAGACAGGGTACCCTTATGAACTTGTAAACAATGGATTGTTTATTTATTCTGTAGTGAAAGAAAGCCCGGCAGATGGCATTTTAAAGCCAGGTGATCGCATTCAAGCAATTGATGGGTCGACCGATGTAAGTGAGACAGCACTGCAAGAATTTATTTTAACAAAAGACGTAGGAGACACTATTAACTTAACGATTGACCGAGATGGTGAAAAGCAACAAGTGACCATTACATTAGGAAGCATTCCTGAATTGCCGGATCGCCCAGCAGTTGGGATTTCGTATCAGCAAGATCAAGAGATTACTACGGAACGAGAAGTCGTATTTCAGTCTGAAGAAATCGGTGGGCCTTCTGCAGGTCTTATGTTCACGCTTGAAATCATGAATCAACTTGTTGAGGGAGATTTGACCAAAGGTTACCGTATTGCAGGTACTGGTGAAATAGCGGGGGATGGCACTGTAGGTCGCATTGGCGGTATCGACTTAAAAGTCGTCGCAGCTGCTAACGAAGAGGTGGATTTCATGTTTGCGCCAGACGATGTAATTGCCGCAGACATATTAGAACAAAATCCAGATTTACAAAGTAATTATCAAGATGCTCTTGACGCTAAGGAAGAGCTTGGTTTAGACATTGAAATTGTACCTGTTAAAACAATTGATGATGCACTGGACTATTTAGAAAAACTGCCTCCTAAATCCTAA
- a CDS encoding DUF2129 domain-containing protein, whose product MIQRQGLIVYVNHLKHAKTLRKYGHVYYISRKLKYVVLYTNQEDIDTVTTKLLKLPFVKKLMPSERPSIKTEYENSKPDKAKEYDYKIGL is encoded by the coding sequence ATGATTCAAAGACAAGGTCTGATTGTTTATGTCAACCATTTAAAACATGCGAAAACCTTACGGAAATATGGCCATGTTTACTACATTTCTCGTAAATTAAAATATGTGGTTCTTTACACTAATCAAGAAGACATAGATACTGTCACTACTAAACTTTTAAAATTACCGTTTGTTAAAAAATTAATGCCTTCAGAACGTCCTTCTATTAAAACTGAGTACGAGAACTCAAAGCCTGATAAAGCAAAAGAATACGATTACAAAATCGGCCTATGA
- the coaD gene encoding pantetheine-phosphate adenylyltransferase — MKIAVVPGSFDPITNGHLDIITRASVIFDKIKVVVLNNSSKNPLFTVEERMRLIEQSTAHLGNVEADTFSGLLVDYAKQENAQAIIRGLRAVSDFEYEMQITSMNRKLNDQVETLFIMTKNEYSFLSSSIVKEVAKYEAQLHEFVPAPVEKALREKFTKE; from the coding sequence ATGAAAATTGCAGTCGTGCCAGGATCATTTGACCCTATTACGAATGGCCATTTAGACATTATCACACGAGCATCCGTGATATTTGACAAAATTAAAGTGGTTGTGTTGAACAATTCCTCCAAAAACCCTTTGTTTACAGTAGAAGAACGAATGCGCTTAATCGAACAATCCACTGCCCATCTGGGTAATGTGGAAGCAGATACGTTCTCAGGATTATTAGTGGATTATGCAAAGCAAGAAAATGCACAAGCTATCATTCGCGGGCTAAGAGCAGTATCAGATTTTGAATATGAAATGCAAATCACATCCATGAACAGAAAACTAAACGATCAAGTTGAGACGCTTTTCATTATGACGAAAAATGAATATTCTTTCTTAAGCTCTAGTATTGTGAAAGAAGTAGCAAAATATGAAGCCCAGCTCCATGAATTTGTACCAGCTCCCGTAGAGAAGGCCTTGCGTGAGAAATTTACAAAAGAATGA
- a CDS encoding CAP-associated domain-containing protein — MNNLAKLFIAAVIVVFAFVLFDQPVQENELLTEERQTGQVLPQENLTDSTPDYNVFSRPKEGVSTFVGKPIEEWRKAYGDPLRIEPSLYNYEWHIYKHDVISYQMVGVEDGIINQVYAAGEDAQVNPYKVGQSLEEIYRFTLVLPEIGLELNDSTYVLSLSPSDTQRRILVQYEGLFAQLYIDTFDNELEGVRFITPEVLLMHRAYDTYYEGEMIEMTYPTSTIQNAVDRAAERELIDLTNLYRMRHDLEPLKPYPALAQIARSYSEELAKSETVMQEEFELSKYEDKLKEFSIPYEKAGGNSAALYRDPIEAANGWMNSKEHRETILEPSYTHLGVGIFAQFYTQNFIELAEEDPE; from the coding sequence ATGAACAATTTAGCGAAGTTATTTATAGCAGCAGTTATAGTTGTCTTTGCTTTCGTCTTATTTGATCAACCGGTTCAAGAAAATGAGCTTTTAACAGAAGAAAGACAAACAGGACAAGTATTGCCTCAAGAGAATTTGACAGACTCAACTCCTGATTACAATGTTTTTTCGCGACCGAAAGAAGGAGTCTCGACTTTTGTAGGGAAACCAATTGAAGAATGGCGAAAGGCTTATGGTGATCCACTTCGAATCGAACCTTCTTTGTATAATTATGAATGGCATATTTATAAACATGATGTGATTAGTTATCAAATGGTGGGTGTAGAAGATGGCATCATTAATCAAGTATATGCTGCCGGAGAAGATGCACAGGTCAATCCTTATAAGGTGGGGCAATCACTCGAAGAGATTTATAGGTTCACATTAGTGCTTCCTGAAATCGGACTGGAGTTAAATGACAGCACCTATGTCCTGTCATTGAGTCCTTCCGATACACAACGCCGAATCTTGGTTCAATATGAAGGTTTATTCGCCCAGTTGTATATTGATACATTCGACAACGAGCTAGAGGGCGTAAGATTTATTACACCTGAAGTTCTTTTAATGCACAGAGCTTACGATACGTACTATGAGGGTGAAATGATCGAGATGACGTACCCAACCTCGACGATTCAAAATGCTGTCGACCGTGCAGCGGAACGAGAATTAATTGATTTGACGAATTTGTATAGAATGCGCCATGACTTGGAACCGTTGAAGCCTTACCCGGCTCTTGCCCAGATTGCTCGGAGTTACAGTGAAGAACTGGCTAAGAGTGAGACAGTGATGCAAGAGGAGTTTGAGCTCTCTAAGTACGAGGATAAGCTGAAAGAGTTTTCCATTCCCTATGAAAAAGCAGGTGGAAATAGTGCTGCGCTATACCGTGATCCAATAGAGGCTGCTAATGGTTGGATGAATTCAAAAGAGCACAGGGAGACCATTTTAGAACCTTCTTACACACACTTAGGTGTGGGTATATTTGCACAATTTTATACTCAAAACTTTATTGAGCTTGCTGAGGAAGATCCCGAATAA
- a CDS encoding PaaI family thioesterase — MQSTETIQSFYEQASETEQHLLTSFVQGLKDKRQGLYTTYINAAFQFDISFPEDTCRVEMPVTPLTVNSFGMPHGGILATLIDNAMGFLVNKELRPVGKGAVTTNLTIHYTKATTDAHVYSIASYLHKGRQTLVLEGSVYDTQGTRIAYATGSFFVIDLPTPQ; from the coding sequence TTGCAATCCACTGAAACCATTCAAAGCTTTTACGAACAAGCTTCAGAAACTGAACAACACCTATTAACCTCGTTCGTCCAAGGTCTTAAGGATAAACGACAAGGACTTTACACAACTTACATAAATGCAGCCTTTCAGTTTGATATCTCATTCCCTGAAGATACGTGTCGTGTCGAAATGCCCGTTACCCCTTTGACCGTCAACTCATTTGGCATGCCACATGGCGGTATACTAGCAACTCTGATTGACAACGCGATGGGCTTCCTTGTCAATAAAGAGCTACGTCCCGTTGGTAAAGGTGCCGTTACTACAAATTTAACGATTCATTACACGAAGGCAACAACTGATGCTCATGTTTACAGTATTGCTTCCTACTTGCACAAAGGCCGTCAAACGCTTGTGCTTGAAGGATCGGTTTATGATACACAAGGCACGCGAATAGCTTATGCAACAGGCTCTTTCTTTGTTATTGATTTACCCACTCCTCAATAA
- a CDS encoding Mur ligase family protein, protein MIVSLVIDSVYWKPSIAEIPYSLETLSDHSKHQADAILINERNAHYFSSKPSCGVQLAFQNSSLFLLQVTDAQLVIENYTRYFFSSCRSINHWVGVTGTNGKTTTVYYLEQLLSDHYAVATIGTLGVRIKGEKVKEAFSSNTTLPLLELIKAAKLAVASGCEIILLEASSIGFVEGRLNNIPFSCIVAHEVSHDHLDYHGSFNHYLDVKQQIVQLASCCVVTKPAYLQGLKSKNSLVVLPTSDLHKLNEATAVSCCEFLRLSYTKKKLTSPPGRYEVITIGDVRVVIDFAHTPDALQKLVDSFQGSKTLIIGCGGDRDRAKREVIGQIAEIQCNRVIITMDNPRFEDSLQPLLDIKKGAPSALILADRRAAIWYALTTSKQGDIVIIAGKGNEPFIEYREVKIPYTDRSVIEEWVNQ, encoded by the coding sequence ATGATTGTTTCATTAGTAATTGATTCTGTCTATTGGAAGCCAAGCATTGCGGAAATCCCATATAGTCTAGAAACGTTGTCGGATCACTCCAAACATCAAGCAGATGCCATCTTAATTAATGAAAGAAATGCCCACTATTTTTCCTCGAAACCCAGTTGTGGAGTTCAACTAGCTTTTCAAAATTCTTCGCTCTTCTTGTTACAAGTGACTGATGCCCAACTAGTTATTGAAAATTACACACGTTACTTCTTCTCTAGTTGCCGTTCGATTAATCACTGGGTAGGGGTAACGGGAACTAACGGCAAAACAACTACTGTCTATTACTTAGAGCAACTTCTTTCCGATCATTATGCTGTAGCTACAATTGGGACGTTAGGAGTTCGCATTAAAGGCGAAAAAGTTAAAGAGGCCTTTAGCTCAAATACAACATTGCCACTACTAGAATTAATAAAAGCTGCAAAATTAGCTGTTGCATCAGGATGTGAAATTATTTTGTTAGAGGCTTCCTCGATTGGGTTTGTTGAGGGGCGGCTAAACAATATTCCGTTTAGTTGTATAGTTGCCCATGAAGTGTCACATGATCACCTGGACTACCATGGTTCATTCAACCATTACTTAGACGTGAAGCAACAAATTGTCCAATTGGCTAGCTGCTGCGTGGTCACAAAACCTGCTTATTTACAGGGCCTAAAATCTAAAAATTCTCTTGTTGTATTACCAACTTCAGATTTGCACAAATTAAACGAAGCAACAGCTGTCAGTTGTTGTGAATTTTTGCGACTCAGCTACACGAAAAAAAAGCTAACCTCTCCGCCAGGTCGCTATGAAGTAATTACTATAGGAGACGTAAGGGTAGTGATTGATTTTGCTCACACGCCTGATGCTTTACAAAAATTAGTGGATTCATTCCAAGGGAGTAAAACTTTAATTATTGGCTGTGGGGGAGATAGAGATCGCGCGAAAAGGGAAGTAATAGGGCAAATAGCAGAAATCCAGTGCAACCGGGTTATCATCACAATGGACAATCCACGATTTGAAGACAGTTTACAGCCACTGTTGGACATTAAAAAAGGCGCACCAAGCGCGCTCATCCTGGCAGACAGACGAGCCGCAATTTGGTACGCACTTACTACTAGTAAACAAGGAGATATCGTTATCATTGCTGGTAAAGGCAATGAACCCTTCATTGAGTATAGAGAAGTTAAGATTCCTTACACTGATCGCTCTGTTATTGAGGAGTGGGTAAATCAATAA